One stretch of Bombus vancouverensis nearcticus chromosome 16, iyBomVanc1_principal, whole genome shotgun sequence DNA includes these proteins:
- the LOC117154599 gene encoding macoilin isoform X1: MKRRNVECGKLRRPLKRNKLTEGIYGSTLLYLKFLLLWAMVILADFILEFRFEFLWPFWLLLRSVYDSFKYQGLAFSVFFICIALTSDMICFFFIPVHWLFFAASTYVWVQYVWHTDKGVCLPTVMLWLLFLYIEAAVRLRDLRHMPFHLDLCRPFAAHCIGYPVVTLGFGFKSYIGYRMRQRKQKDVAKENEFYLQLLQQALPLEQQTSTTIQPIQVQSQTHITTLEQHVKSQNNKLNLQCNPSPEKSRGRSSNNSVETGVQNGSLHIGTQITSTNQNVTTKNNHRKSLDKGEKQEEQHNKHNVTNVSQSDKNDKRFIHTNGNTINHSDMQFIERVGSINDFDANEIEKDKFIKGANCGHTTIKSQTNGSVTGKWNNIKENRESSSTVNTQRERKTRQVKATVDNITEQQKQQDEYCQRLLMCRRLEADIKRLKSDLQSSRQLEQELRSQISSLQNGERQAKGDIQQLQHDNDQLQSKLNGLVTARQLDKQTMSSLEKRIAEERKQRTACEASLVSERRARRAAEEARSAIPPPPPPLIRQECTDTCKSRRTQMEQDLKNLRRELKTKEERCNILEKDVTRCKENHKESEILLGALNALQDKTAHLEDSLSAETRIKLDLFSALGEAKRQLEIRESLIRSQEKEIEMLKAKIAQDLAVMPQDTFGPAPTCATSKLRLNNEVRVAGTKIRSNESLCPGCTVSNLDPNATAYTPKNSLIASTEA; encoded by the exons ATGAAGAGAAGAAATGTCGAGTGTGGTAAGCTTCGGAGGCCCTTGAAACGCAACAAGCTCACTGAGGGGATCTACGGAAG taCTTTACTTTATCTAAAATTTCTCCTACTATGGGCCATGGTAATTTTGGCAGACTTCATTTTAGAATTCCGATTTGAATTTTTGTGGCCGTTTTGGCTACTTCTCAGAAGTGTTTacgattcttttaaatatcaaGGCTTG GCCTTCtctgtattttttatttgtattgcTCTTACATCAGATatgatttgtttctttttcatacCAGTACATTGGTTGTTTTTTGCTGCTAGCACTTATGTTTGGGTACAATATGTTTGGCATACAG ATAAAGGTGTGTGCCTTCCAACTGTGATGTTATGGTTACTATTTCTATACATAGAAGCAGCAGTTCGATTAAGAGATTTGAGACATATGCCCTTTCATTTGGATCTTTGTCGACCATTCGCAGCGCATtg CATTGGTTATCCTGTAGTTACATTAGGTTTTGGTTTTAAGAGCTACATTGGCTACAGAATGAGACAG AGAAAACAAAAAGATGTAGCGAAGGAGAATGAATTCTACCTACAACTACTGCAGCAAGCACTGCCTCTAGAGCAACAAACTTCCACTACGATACAACCGATACAAGTTCAATCACAAACACATATTACAACACTAGAGCAACATGTTAAatcacaaaataataaattaaatttgcaGTGCAATCCAAGTCCTGAAAAAAGTAGAGGTA GAAGCAGTAATAATTCTGTAGAAACAGGTGTACAAAATGGTAGTTTACATATAGGGACACAAATTACATCAACAAACCAAAATGTAACAACAAAAAATAATCATAGGAAGTCCTTAGACAAAGGTGAAAAGCAAGAAGAGCAACATAATAAGCATAATGTAACAAATGTATCACAATCTGATAAAAACGATAAAAGATTTATACATACAAATGGGAATACTATTAATCACAGTGATATGCAGTTCATTGAAAGAGTTGG atCAATAAATGATTTTGATGCCAATGAAATAGAGaaagataaatttattaaaGGTGCAAATTGTGGGCATACTACAATAAAATCACAGACTAATGGTTCTGTAACAGGAAAGtggaataatataaaagaaaatcgGGAATCATCGTCCACTGTTAATACTCAACGTGAACGAAAAACACGTCAAGTGAAAGCCACGGTTGATAATATAACTGAGCAGCAAAAGCAGCAAGACGAATATTGTCAAAG GTTACTGATGTGTCGCAGGCTTGAAGCTGACATAAAACGCTTGAAGTCAGATCTGCAATCCAGTCGACAACTGGAACAGGAACTTCGTTCCCAGATTAGTTCTCTACAAAATGGAGAACGTCAAGCTAAGGGTGATATACAGCAACTTCAGCACGATAACGATCAGTTGCAAAGCAA ATTAAATGGATTAGTAACAGCTCGTCAATTAGATAAACAAACAATGTCTTCGTTGGAAAAACGAATCGCAGAAGAGCGGAAACAGCGCACTGCTTGCGAAGCATCTTTAGTTTCCGAGAGGCGAGCACGACGAGCTGCAGAAGAAGCACGATCTGCAATTCCGCCTCCACCTCCGCCACTTATTAGACAAGAATGTACAGATACTTGTAAAAGTCGTAGGACACAAATGGAACAAGATCTCAAAAACTTACGGCGAGAACTTAAAACGAAGGAAGAGAG GTGCAACATATTAGAAAAAGATGTAACTCGTTGTAAGGAAAATCATAAAGAGTCTGAAATTTTACTCGGTGCACTAAATGCGCTACAAGATAAAACTGCGCATTTAGAAGACAGCTTAAGTGCAGAAACGCGCATAAAGCTTGATTTATTTTCTGCACTTGGTGAAGCCAAGCGACAATTAGAAATCAGAGAAA GTTTAATTAGATCTCAAGAAAAGGAAATTGAAATGTTAAAAGCAAAAATAGCTCAAGATTTAGCTGTGATGCCACAAGATACGTTTGGACCTGCGCCAACCTGTGCGACATCTAAGCTTCGATTAAATAATGAAGTACGAGTAGCAGGTACGAAAATACGTTCAAATGAAAGTCTCTGTCCAGGGTGTACAGTTTCAAATTTGGATCCAAATGCGACAGCGTATACACCTAAGAATTCCCTAATAGCGTCTACCGAAGCTTGA
- the LOC117154599 gene encoding macoilin-1 isoform X4, producing the protein MKRRNVECGKLRRPLKRNKLTEGIYGSTLLYLKFLLLWAMVILADFILEFRFEFLWPFWLLLRSVYDSFKYQGLAFSVFFICIALTSDMICFFFIPVHWLFFAASTYVWVQYVWHTDKGVCLPTVMLWLLFLYIEAAVRLRDLRHMPFHLDLCRPFAAHCIGYPVVTLGFGFKSYIGYRMRQRKQKDVAKENEFYLQLLQQALPLEQQTSTTIQPIQVQSQTHITTLEQHVKSQNNKLNLQCNPSPEKSRGSSNNSVETGVQNGSLHIGTQITSTNQNVTTKNNHRKSLDKGEKQEEQHNKHNVTNVSQSDKNDKRFIHTNGNTINHSDMQFIERVGSINDFDANEIEKDKFIKGANCGHTTIKSQTNGSVTGKWNNIKENRESSSTVNTQRERKTRQVKATVDNITEQQKQQDEYCQRLEADIKRLKSDLQSSRQLEQELRSQISSLQNGERQAKGDIQQLQHDNDQLQSKLNGLVTARQLDKQTMSSLEKRIAEERKQRTACEASLVSERRARRAAEEARSAIPPPPPPLIRQECTDTCKSRRTQMEQDLKNLRRELKTKEERCNILEKDVTRCKENHKESEILLGALNALQDKTAHLEDSLSAETRIKLDLFSALGEAKRQLEIRESLIRSQEKEIEMLKAKIAQDLAVMPQDTFGPAPTCATSKLRLNNEVRVAGTKIRSNESLCPGCTVSNLDPNATAYTPKNSLIASTEA; encoded by the exons ATGAAGAGAAGAAATGTCGAGTGTGGTAAGCTTCGGAGGCCCTTGAAACGCAACAAGCTCACTGAGGGGATCTACGGAAG taCTTTACTTTATCTAAAATTTCTCCTACTATGGGCCATGGTAATTTTGGCAGACTTCATTTTAGAATTCCGATTTGAATTTTTGTGGCCGTTTTGGCTACTTCTCAGAAGTGTTTacgattcttttaaatatcaaGGCTTG GCCTTCtctgtattttttatttgtattgcTCTTACATCAGATatgatttgtttctttttcatacCAGTACATTGGTTGTTTTTTGCTGCTAGCACTTATGTTTGGGTACAATATGTTTGGCATACAG ATAAAGGTGTGTGCCTTCCAACTGTGATGTTATGGTTACTATTTCTATACATAGAAGCAGCAGTTCGATTAAGAGATTTGAGACATATGCCCTTTCATTTGGATCTTTGTCGACCATTCGCAGCGCATtg CATTGGTTATCCTGTAGTTACATTAGGTTTTGGTTTTAAGAGCTACATTGGCTACAGAATGAGACAG AGAAAACAAAAAGATGTAGCGAAGGAGAATGAATTCTACCTACAACTACTGCAGCAAGCACTGCCTCTAGAGCAACAAACTTCCACTACGATACAACCGATACAAGTTCAATCACAAACACATATTACAACACTAGAGCAACATGTTAAatcacaaaataataaattaaatttgcaGTGCAATCCAAGTCCTGAAAAAAGTAGAG GAAGCAGTAATAATTCTGTAGAAACAGGTGTACAAAATGGTAGTTTACATATAGGGACACAAATTACATCAACAAACCAAAATGTAACAACAAAAAATAATCATAGGAAGTCCTTAGACAAAGGTGAAAAGCAAGAAGAGCAACATAATAAGCATAATGTAACAAATGTATCACAATCTGATAAAAACGATAAAAGATTTATACATACAAATGGGAATACTATTAATCACAGTGATATGCAGTTCATTGAAAGAGTTGG atCAATAAATGATTTTGATGCCAATGAAATAGAGaaagataaatttattaaaGGTGCAAATTGTGGGCATACTACAATAAAATCACAGACTAATGGTTCTGTAACAGGAAAGtggaataatataaaagaaaatcgGGAATCATCGTCCACTGTTAATACTCAACGTGAACGAAAAACACGTCAAGTGAAAGCCACGGTTGATAATATAACTGAGCAGCAAAAGCAGCAAGACGAATATTGTCAAAG GCTTGAAGCTGACATAAAACGCTTGAAGTCAGATCTGCAATCCAGTCGACAACTGGAACAGGAACTTCGTTCCCAGATTAGTTCTCTACAAAATGGAGAACGTCAAGCTAAGGGTGATATACAGCAACTTCAGCACGATAACGATCAGTTGCAAAGCAA ATTAAATGGATTAGTAACAGCTCGTCAATTAGATAAACAAACAATGTCTTCGTTGGAAAAACGAATCGCAGAAGAGCGGAAACAGCGCACTGCTTGCGAAGCATCTTTAGTTTCCGAGAGGCGAGCACGACGAGCTGCAGAAGAAGCACGATCTGCAATTCCGCCTCCACCTCCGCCACTTATTAGACAAGAATGTACAGATACTTGTAAAAGTCGTAGGACACAAATGGAACAAGATCTCAAAAACTTACGGCGAGAACTTAAAACGAAGGAAGAGAG GTGCAACATATTAGAAAAAGATGTAACTCGTTGTAAGGAAAATCATAAAGAGTCTGAAATTTTACTCGGTGCACTAAATGCGCTACAAGATAAAACTGCGCATTTAGAAGACAGCTTAAGTGCAGAAACGCGCATAAAGCTTGATTTATTTTCTGCACTTGGTGAAGCCAAGCGACAATTAGAAATCAGAGAAA GTTTAATTAGATCTCAAGAAAAGGAAATTGAAATGTTAAAAGCAAAAATAGCTCAAGATTTAGCTGTGATGCCACAAGATACGTTTGGACCTGCGCCAACCTGTGCGACATCTAAGCTTCGATTAAATAATGAAGTACGAGTAGCAGGTACGAAAATACGTTCAAATGAAAGTCTCTGTCCAGGGTGTACAGTTTCAAATTTGGATCCAAATGCGACAGCGTATACACCTAAGAATTCCCTAATAGCGTCTACCGAAGCTTGA
- the LOC117154599 gene encoding macoilin isoform X2, whose amino-acid sequence MKRRNVECGKLRRPLKRNKLTEGIYGSTLLYLKFLLLWAMVILADFILEFRFEFLWPFWLLLRSVYDSFKYQGLAFSVFFICIALTSDMICFFFIPVHWLFFAASTYVWVQYVWHTDKGVCLPTVMLWLLFLYIEAAVRLRDLRHMPFHLDLCRPFAAHCIGYPVVTLGFGFKSYIGYRMRQRKQKDVAKENEFYLQLLQQALPLEQQTSTTIQPIQVQSQTHITTLEQHVKSQNNKLNLQCNPSPEKSRGSSNNSVETGVQNGSLHIGTQITSTNQNVTTKNNHRKSLDKGEKQEEQHNKHNVTNVSQSDKNDKRFIHTNGNTINHSDMQFIERVGSINDFDANEIEKDKFIKGANCGHTTIKSQTNGSVTGKWNNIKENRESSSTVNTQRERKTRQVKATVDNITEQQKQQDEYCQRLLMCRRLEADIKRLKSDLQSSRQLEQELRSQISSLQNGERQAKGDIQQLQHDNDQLQSKLNGLVTARQLDKQTMSSLEKRIAEERKQRTACEASLVSERRARRAAEEARSAIPPPPPPLIRQECTDTCKSRRTQMEQDLKNLRRELKTKEERCNILEKDVTRCKENHKESEILLGALNALQDKTAHLEDSLSAETRIKLDLFSALGEAKRQLEIRESLIRSQEKEIEMLKAKIAQDLAVMPQDTFGPAPTCATSKLRLNNEVRVAGTKIRSNESLCPGCTVSNLDPNATAYTPKNSLIASTEA is encoded by the exons ATGAAGAGAAGAAATGTCGAGTGTGGTAAGCTTCGGAGGCCCTTGAAACGCAACAAGCTCACTGAGGGGATCTACGGAAG taCTTTACTTTATCTAAAATTTCTCCTACTATGGGCCATGGTAATTTTGGCAGACTTCATTTTAGAATTCCGATTTGAATTTTTGTGGCCGTTTTGGCTACTTCTCAGAAGTGTTTacgattcttttaaatatcaaGGCTTG GCCTTCtctgtattttttatttgtattgcTCTTACATCAGATatgatttgtttctttttcatacCAGTACATTGGTTGTTTTTTGCTGCTAGCACTTATGTTTGGGTACAATATGTTTGGCATACAG ATAAAGGTGTGTGCCTTCCAACTGTGATGTTATGGTTACTATTTCTATACATAGAAGCAGCAGTTCGATTAAGAGATTTGAGACATATGCCCTTTCATTTGGATCTTTGTCGACCATTCGCAGCGCATtg CATTGGTTATCCTGTAGTTACATTAGGTTTTGGTTTTAAGAGCTACATTGGCTACAGAATGAGACAG AGAAAACAAAAAGATGTAGCGAAGGAGAATGAATTCTACCTACAACTACTGCAGCAAGCACTGCCTCTAGAGCAACAAACTTCCACTACGATACAACCGATACAAGTTCAATCACAAACACATATTACAACACTAGAGCAACATGTTAAatcacaaaataataaattaaatttgcaGTGCAATCCAAGTCCTGAAAAAAGTAGAG GAAGCAGTAATAATTCTGTAGAAACAGGTGTACAAAATGGTAGTTTACATATAGGGACACAAATTACATCAACAAACCAAAATGTAACAACAAAAAATAATCATAGGAAGTCCTTAGACAAAGGTGAAAAGCAAGAAGAGCAACATAATAAGCATAATGTAACAAATGTATCACAATCTGATAAAAACGATAAAAGATTTATACATACAAATGGGAATACTATTAATCACAGTGATATGCAGTTCATTGAAAGAGTTGG atCAATAAATGATTTTGATGCCAATGAAATAGAGaaagataaatttattaaaGGTGCAAATTGTGGGCATACTACAATAAAATCACAGACTAATGGTTCTGTAACAGGAAAGtggaataatataaaagaaaatcgGGAATCATCGTCCACTGTTAATACTCAACGTGAACGAAAAACACGTCAAGTGAAAGCCACGGTTGATAATATAACTGAGCAGCAAAAGCAGCAAGACGAATATTGTCAAAG GTTACTGATGTGTCGCAGGCTTGAAGCTGACATAAAACGCTTGAAGTCAGATCTGCAATCCAGTCGACAACTGGAACAGGAACTTCGTTCCCAGATTAGTTCTCTACAAAATGGAGAACGTCAAGCTAAGGGTGATATACAGCAACTTCAGCACGATAACGATCAGTTGCAAAGCAA ATTAAATGGATTAGTAACAGCTCGTCAATTAGATAAACAAACAATGTCTTCGTTGGAAAAACGAATCGCAGAAGAGCGGAAACAGCGCACTGCTTGCGAAGCATCTTTAGTTTCCGAGAGGCGAGCACGACGAGCTGCAGAAGAAGCACGATCTGCAATTCCGCCTCCACCTCCGCCACTTATTAGACAAGAATGTACAGATACTTGTAAAAGTCGTAGGACACAAATGGAACAAGATCTCAAAAACTTACGGCGAGAACTTAAAACGAAGGAAGAGAG GTGCAACATATTAGAAAAAGATGTAACTCGTTGTAAGGAAAATCATAAAGAGTCTGAAATTTTACTCGGTGCACTAAATGCGCTACAAGATAAAACTGCGCATTTAGAAGACAGCTTAAGTGCAGAAACGCGCATAAAGCTTGATTTATTTTCTGCACTTGGTGAAGCCAAGCGACAATTAGAAATCAGAGAAA GTTTAATTAGATCTCAAGAAAAGGAAATTGAAATGTTAAAAGCAAAAATAGCTCAAGATTTAGCTGTGATGCCACAAGATACGTTTGGACCTGCGCCAACCTGTGCGACATCTAAGCTTCGATTAAATAATGAAGTACGAGTAGCAGGTACGAAAATACGTTCAAATGAAAGTCTCTGTCCAGGGTGTACAGTTTCAAATTTGGATCCAAATGCGACAGCGTATACACCTAAGAATTCCCTAATAGCGTCTACCGAAGCTTGA
- the LOC117154599 gene encoding macoilin-1 isoform X3 produces the protein MKRRNVECGKLRRPLKRNKLTEGIYGSTLLYLKFLLLWAMVILADFILEFRFEFLWPFWLLLRSVYDSFKYQGLAFSVFFICIALTSDMICFFFIPVHWLFFAASTYVWVQYVWHTDKGVCLPTVMLWLLFLYIEAAVRLRDLRHMPFHLDLCRPFAAHCIGYPVVTLGFGFKSYIGYRMRQRKQKDVAKENEFYLQLLQQALPLEQQTSTTIQPIQVQSQTHITTLEQHVKSQNNKLNLQCNPSPEKSRGRSSNNSVETGVQNGSLHIGTQITSTNQNVTTKNNHRKSLDKGEKQEEQHNKHNVTNVSQSDKNDKRFIHTNGNTINHSDMQFIERVGSINDFDANEIEKDKFIKGANCGHTTIKSQTNGSVTGKWNNIKENRESSSTVNTQRERKTRQVKATVDNITEQQKQQDEYCQRLEADIKRLKSDLQSSRQLEQELRSQISSLQNGERQAKGDIQQLQHDNDQLQSKLNGLVTARQLDKQTMSSLEKRIAEERKQRTACEASLVSERRARRAAEEARSAIPPPPPPLIRQECTDTCKSRRTQMEQDLKNLRRELKTKEERCNILEKDVTRCKENHKESEILLGALNALQDKTAHLEDSLSAETRIKLDLFSALGEAKRQLEIRESLIRSQEKEIEMLKAKIAQDLAVMPQDTFGPAPTCATSKLRLNNEVRVAGTKIRSNESLCPGCTVSNLDPNATAYTPKNSLIASTEA, from the exons ATGAAGAGAAGAAATGTCGAGTGTGGTAAGCTTCGGAGGCCCTTGAAACGCAACAAGCTCACTGAGGGGATCTACGGAAG taCTTTACTTTATCTAAAATTTCTCCTACTATGGGCCATGGTAATTTTGGCAGACTTCATTTTAGAATTCCGATTTGAATTTTTGTGGCCGTTTTGGCTACTTCTCAGAAGTGTTTacgattcttttaaatatcaaGGCTTG GCCTTCtctgtattttttatttgtattgcTCTTACATCAGATatgatttgtttctttttcatacCAGTACATTGGTTGTTTTTTGCTGCTAGCACTTATGTTTGGGTACAATATGTTTGGCATACAG ATAAAGGTGTGTGCCTTCCAACTGTGATGTTATGGTTACTATTTCTATACATAGAAGCAGCAGTTCGATTAAGAGATTTGAGACATATGCCCTTTCATTTGGATCTTTGTCGACCATTCGCAGCGCATtg CATTGGTTATCCTGTAGTTACATTAGGTTTTGGTTTTAAGAGCTACATTGGCTACAGAATGAGACAG AGAAAACAAAAAGATGTAGCGAAGGAGAATGAATTCTACCTACAACTACTGCAGCAAGCACTGCCTCTAGAGCAACAAACTTCCACTACGATACAACCGATACAAGTTCAATCACAAACACATATTACAACACTAGAGCAACATGTTAAatcacaaaataataaattaaatttgcaGTGCAATCCAAGTCCTGAAAAAAGTAGAGGTA GAAGCAGTAATAATTCTGTAGAAACAGGTGTACAAAATGGTAGTTTACATATAGGGACACAAATTACATCAACAAACCAAAATGTAACAACAAAAAATAATCATAGGAAGTCCTTAGACAAAGGTGAAAAGCAAGAAGAGCAACATAATAAGCATAATGTAACAAATGTATCACAATCTGATAAAAACGATAAAAGATTTATACATACAAATGGGAATACTATTAATCACAGTGATATGCAGTTCATTGAAAGAGTTGG atCAATAAATGATTTTGATGCCAATGAAATAGAGaaagataaatttattaaaGGTGCAAATTGTGGGCATACTACAATAAAATCACAGACTAATGGTTCTGTAACAGGAAAGtggaataatataaaagaaaatcgGGAATCATCGTCCACTGTTAATACTCAACGTGAACGAAAAACACGTCAAGTGAAAGCCACGGTTGATAATATAACTGAGCAGCAAAAGCAGCAAGACGAATATTGTCAAAG GCTTGAAGCTGACATAAAACGCTTGAAGTCAGATCTGCAATCCAGTCGACAACTGGAACAGGAACTTCGTTCCCAGATTAGTTCTCTACAAAATGGAGAACGTCAAGCTAAGGGTGATATACAGCAACTTCAGCACGATAACGATCAGTTGCAAAGCAA ATTAAATGGATTAGTAACAGCTCGTCAATTAGATAAACAAACAATGTCTTCGTTGGAAAAACGAATCGCAGAAGAGCGGAAACAGCGCACTGCTTGCGAAGCATCTTTAGTTTCCGAGAGGCGAGCACGACGAGCTGCAGAAGAAGCACGATCTGCAATTCCGCCTCCACCTCCGCCACTTATTAGACAAGAATGTACAGATACTTGTAAAAGTCGTAGGACACAAATGGAACAAGATCTCAAAAACTTACGGCGAGAACTTAAAACGAAGGAAGAGAG GTGCAACATATTAGAAAAAGATGTAACTCGTTGTAAGGAAAATCATAAAGAGTCTGAAATTTTACTCGGTGCACTAAATGCGCTACAAGATAAAACTGCGCATTTAGAAGACAGCTTAAGTGCAGAAACGCGCATAAAGCTTGATTTATTTTCTGCACTTGGTGAAGCCAAGCGACAATTAGAAATCAGAGAAA GTTTAATTAGATCTCAAGAAAAGGAAATTGAAATGTTAAAAGCAAAAATAGCTCAAGATTTAGCTGTGATGCCACAAGATACGTTTGGACCTGCGCCAACCTGTGCGACATCTAAGCTTCGATTAAATAATGAAGTACGAGTAGCAGGTACGAAAATACGTTCAAATGAAAGTCTCTGTCCAGGGTGTACAGTTTCAAATTTGGATCCAAATGCGACAGCGTATACACCTAAGAATTCCCTAATAGCGTCTACCGAAGCTTGA